A genomic stretch from Oncorhynchus tshawytscha isolate Ot180627B linkage group LG07, Otsh_v2.0, whole genome shotgun sequence includes:
- the LOC112235382 gene encoding gamma-tubulin complex component 3 homolog isoform X2 yields MAALDQKSPNVLLQSLCCRITGKSEAEVAHQFQYAVRVVGSNYAPTIERDEFLVSEKIKKELLKQRREGDAALFSELHRKLQTQGVLKHRWSVLYLLLSLCEDPRKPSRVGSYGALFAQALPRDAHSTPFYCTRPGSLPLSYPERSGPGGVQISTSMGTSGISSLGVYSLNGPTPTPQPLLAGHPPQTAGQQLGSRLAWALPNSSALAPTSRAPLGPSPLSTRGPRPRHDGDLTAEVGEAALVRDILYVFQGIDGKFIKMSNADNCYKIDSKVVLCKSLRDTSNRLAELGWLHNKIRKYTDSRSLDRAFGLVGQSFCASLHQELKEYYRLLAVLHSQVEDDQGVNLGVESSLTLRRLLVWTYDPKVRLKTLAALVDFCQGRKGGELASAVHAYGKTGDPQMRALVQHILSLVSHPILNFLYRWIYDGELEDTYHEFFVASDPTVKTDRLWHDKYSLRKSMIPTFITMDQARKVLLIGKSINFLHQVCHDRTSPGKITPASKSTDSPKDAAELLSDLEGAFQGKIDAAYFETSKYLLNVLNQNYLLLEHLQAMRRYLLLGQGDFIRHLMDLLKPELARPATTLYQHNLTGILETAVRATNAQYDNAEILKRLDVRLLEVSPGDTGWDVFSLDYHVEGPIATVFTRECMSHYLRVFNFLWRAKRMEYILTDIWKGQMCNAKLLKSMPELSGVLHQCHILANEMVHFIHQMQYYITFEVLECCWDELWNKVEKAQDLDHIIAAHEGFLDSVISRCLLDTNSRSLLNQLRAIFDQIIEFQSAQDSLYRSALEELTLRLQYEERKKQRDSEGEWGVTAEQEAEENRRIQEFQETIPKMRSQLRILTHFYQGIVQQFLVLIMTSPDESLRFLSFRLDFNEHYRARDPRLRASLGATRGRRPSNI; encoded by the exons ATGGCTGCCCTAGATCAAAAGTCCCCCAACGTCCTCCTTCAAAGTCTCTGCTGCAGGATCACTGGGAAGAGCGAAG CTGAAGTAGCCCACCAGTTCCAGTATGCTGTGAGAGTCGTCGGGAGTAACTATGCTCCCACCATTGAGAGGGATGAGTTCCTAGTGTCAGAGAAGATCAAAAAAGAAC TGCtgaagcagaggagagagggtgacgcTGCCCTGTTCTCTGAGCTCCACAGAAAGCTGCAGACTCAG GGGGTGCTGAAACACAGGTGGTCCGTCTTATACCTGCTGCTCAGTCTCTGTGAGGACCCCAGGAAACCGTCCAGG GTTGGCAGCTATGGGGCGCTGTTTGCCCAGGCCCTCCCCCGGGACGCCCACTCCACCCCGTTCTACTGCACCCGACCTGGGAGCCTGCCCCTCAGCTACCCCGAGCGCTCGGGGCCTGGGGGCGTCCAGATCTCCACCAGCATGGGCACCAGTGGCATCAGCAGCCTGGGGGTGTACTCCCTCAACGGGCCCACACCCACCCCTCAGCCCCTGCTGGCCGG ACATCCACCCCAGACAGCAGGGCAGCAGCTGGGCTCTCGGCTGGCGTGGGCCCTCCCCAACTCCTCCGCCCTTGCACCTACCTCACGGGCCCCGCTCGGCCCCTCACCCCTGTCCACCCGGGGCCCCAGGCCACGCCATGATGGGGACCTCACTG cggaGGTTGGTGAGGCTGCACTGGTCAGAGACATCCTGTATGTCTTCCAGGGGATCGACGGCAAGTTCATTAAGATGAGCAACGCAGACAACTGCTACAAGATCGACTCCAAG GTGGTTCTCTGTAAGTCTCTGAGGGACACCAGTAACCGATTGGCTGAGCTGGGCTGGCTCCACAACAAGATCAGGAAGTACACTGACTCGCGCAGTCTGGACCGAGCCTTTGGCCTGGTGGGACAGAGCTTCTGTGCCTCCCTGCATCAAGAACTGAAGGAGTACTACAGACTTCTGGCAGTGCTGCACTCACAG GTGGAGGATGACCAGGGAGTGAACCTGGGAGTGGAGAGCAGTCTGACCCTCAGACGTCTCCTAGTCTGGACCTACGACCCTAAAGTCCGCCTCAAAACCCTGGCTGCCCTCGTTGACTTCTGCCAAG ggaggaagggaggggaactGGCGTCAGCGGTCCATGCCTATGGGAAGACAGGGGACCCTCAGATGAGAGCTCTGGTGCAGCACATCCTCAGCCTGGTGTCACATCCCATCCTCAACTTCCTCTACCGCTGGATCTACGACGGAGAGCTGGAGGACACTTACCATGAg TTCTTTGTGGCGTCTGATCCCACGGTGAAGACGGACAGACTGTGGCACGACAAGTACTCACTGAGGAAGTCCATGATACCCACCTTCATCACCATGGACCAGGCCCGCaag gTTCTGCTCATTGGAAAGTCCATTAACTTCCTGCATCAGGTGTGCCATGACAGAACCTCACCAGGGAAAATCACCCCGGCCTCCAAGTCTACAGACTCTCCCAAAGATG ctgcaGAGCTGTTATCAGACCTGGAGGGGGCGTTCCAGGGGAAGATAGATGCAGCCTACTTTGAAACCAGCAAGTACCTGCTGAATGTCCTCAACCAGAACTATCTGCTGCTGGAGCACCTGCAGGCCATGAGACGATACCTGCTGCTGGGCCAGGGAGACTTCATACGCCACCTCATGGACCTGCTAAA ACCAGAGCTGGCCCGCCCAGCCACCACTCTGTACCAACACAACCTGACAGGCATCCTGGAGACAGCCGTGAGGGCCACCAACGCCCAGTATGACAACGCTGAGATCCTCAAGAGACTGGACGTACGCCTGCTGGAG GTGTCTCCCGGGGATACAGGCTGGGACGTCTTCAGTTTAGACTACCACGTAGAGGGTCCTATCGCCACG GTGTTCACACGGGAGTGCATGAGCCACTACCTGCGGGTGTTCAACTTCCTGTGGCGAGCCAAGCGTATGGAGTACATCCTCACCGACATCTGGAAGGGACAGATGTGCAACGCCAAGCTGCTTAAGAGCATgccag AGCTGTCTGGCGTGCTGCACCAGTGCCACATCCTGGCCAATGAGATGGTCCACTTCATCCACCAGATGCAGTACTACATCACCTTCGAG gtgctAGAGTGTTGTTGGGATGAGTTGTGGAACAAGGTAGAGAAGGCCCAGGATCTAGACCACATCATCGCTGCCCACGAAGGATTCTTAGACTCTGTCATCTCCCGCTGCCTACTGGACACCAACAgcagg TCCTTGTTGAACCAGCTGAGGGCGATCTTTGACCAGATCATAGAGTTCCAGAGTGCCCAGGACTCTCTGTACCGCTCTGCCCTGGAGGAACTCACCCTGCGGCTGCAGTACGAGGAGCGGAAGAAGCAGAGGGATTCTGAG ggtGAGTGGGGCGTGACGGCTGAACAGGAggcagaggagaacaggaggatcCAAGAGTTCCAGGAAACCATACCAAAAATGCGCTCTCAGCTACGGATACTAACACACTTCTACCAG GGCATAGTGCAGCAGTTCTTGGTGCTGATAATGACTAGTCCAGACGAGAGCCTGCGCTTCCTCAGCTTCAGACTGGACTTCAACGAGCACTACCGGGCCAGAGACCCCCGTCTGAGGGCCTCACTGGGGGCCACCAGGGGCCGACGGCCCTCCAACATCTGA
- the LOC112235382 gene encoding gamma-tubulin complex component 3 homolog isoform X1: MAALDQKSPNVLLQSLCCRITGKSEAEVAHQFQYAVRVVGSNYAPTIERDEFLVSEKIKKELLKQRREGDAALFSELHRKLQTQGVLKHRWSVLYLLLSLCEDPRKPSRVGSYGALFAQALPRDAHSTPFYCTRPGSLPLSYPERSGPGGVQISTSMGTSGISSLGVYSLNGPTPTPQPLLAGHPPQTAGQQLGSRLAWALPNSSALAPTSRAPLGPSPLSTRGPRPRHDGDLTAEVGEAALVRDILYVFQGIDGKFIKMSNADNCYKIDSKVVLCKSLRDTSNRLAELGWLHNKIRKYTDSRSLDRAFGLVGQSFCASLHQELKEYYRLLAVLHSQLQVEDDQGVNLGVESSLTLRRLLVWTYDPKVRLKTLAALVDFCQGRKGGELASAVHAYGKTGDPQMRALVQHILSLVSHPILNFLYRWIYDGELEDTYHEFFVASDPTVKTDRLWHDKYSLRKSMIPTFITMDQARKVLLIGKSINFLHQVCHDRTSPGKITPASKSTDSPKDAAELLSDLEGAFQGKIDAAYFETSKYLLNVLNQNYLLLEHLQAMRRYLLLGQGDFIRHLMDLLKPELARPATTLYQHNLTGILETAVRATNAQYDNAEILKRLDVRLLEVSPGDTGWDVFSLDYHVEGPIATVFTRECMSHYLRVFNFLWRAKRMEYILTDIWKGQMCNAKLLKSMPELSGVLHQCHILANEMVHFIHQMQYYITFEVLECCWDELWNKVEKAQDLDHIIAAHEGFLDSVISRCLLDTNSRSLLNQLRAIFDQIIEFQSAQDSLYRSALEELTLRLQYEERKKQRDSEGEWGVTAEQEAEENRRIQEFQETIPKMRSQLRILTHFYQGIVQQFLVLIMTSPDESLRFLSFRLDFNEHYRARDPRLRASLGATRGRRPSNI, from the exons ATGGCTGCCCTAGATCAAAAGTCCCCCAACGTCCTCCTTCAAAGTCTCTGCTGCAGGATCACTGGGAAGAGCGAAG CTGAAGTAGCCCACCAGTTCCAGTATGCTGTGAGAGTCGTCGGGAGTAACTATGCTCCCACCATTGAGAGGGATGAGTTCCTAGTGTCAGAGAAGATCAAAAAAGAAC TGCtgaagcagaggagagagggtgacgcTGCCCTGTTCTCTGAGCTCCACAGAAAGCTGCAGACTCAG GGGGTGCTGAAACACAGGTGGTCCGTCTTATACCTGCTGCTCAGTCTCTGTGAGGACCCCAGGAAACCGTCCAGG GTTGGCAGCTATGGGGCGCTGTTTGCCCAGGCCCTCCCCCGGGACGCCCACTCCACCCCGTTCTACTGCACCCGACCTGGGAGCCTGCCCCTCAGCTACCCCGAGCGCTCGGGGCCTGGGGGCGTCCAGATCTCCACCAGCATGGGCACCAGTGGCATCAGCAGCCTGGGGGTGTACTCCCTCAACGGGCCCACACCCACCCCTCAGCCCCTGCTGGCCGG ACATCCACCCCAGACAGCAGGGCAGCAGCTGGGCTCTCGGCTGGCGTGGGCCCTCCCCAACTCCTCCGCCCTTGCACCTACCTCACGGGCCCCGCTCGGCCCCTCACCCCTGTCCACCCGGGGCCCCAGGCCACGCCATGATGGGGACCTCACTG cggaGGTTGGTGAGGCTGCACTGGTCAGAGACATCCTGTATGTCTTCCAGGGGATCGACGGCAAGTTCATTAAGATGAGCAACGCAGACAACTGCTACAAGATCGACTCCAAG GTGGTTCTCTGTAAGTCTCTGAGGGACACCAGTAACCGATTGGCTGAGCTGGGCTGGCTCCACAACAAGATCAGGAAGTACACTGACTCGCGCAGTCTGGACCGAGCCTTTGGCCTGGTGGGACAGAGCTTCTGTGCCTCCCTGCATCAAGAACTGAAGGAGTACTACAGACTTCTGGCAGTGCTGCACTCACAG TTGCAGGTGGAGGATGACCAGGGAGTGAACCTGGGAGTGGAGAGCAGTCTGACCCTCAGACGTCTCCTAGTCTGGACCTACGACCCTAAAGTCCGCCTCAAAACCCTGGCTGCCCTCGTTGACTTCTGCCAAG ggaggaagggaggggaactGGCGTCAGCGGTCCATGCCTATGGGAAGACAGGGGACCCTCAGATGAGAGCTCTGGTGCAGCACATCCTCAGCCTGGTGTCACATCCCATCCTCAACTTCCTCTACCGCTGGATCTACGACGGAGAGCTGGAGGACACTTACCATGAg TTCTTTGTGGCGTCTGATCCCACGGTGAAGACGGACAGACTGTGGCACGACAAGTACTCACTGAGGAAGTCCATGATACCCACCTTCATCACCATGGACCAGGCCCGCaag gTTCTGCTCATTGGAAAGTCCATTAACTTCCTGCATCAGGTGTGCCATGACAGAACCTCACCAGGGAAAATCACCCCGGCCTCCAAGTCTACAGACTCTCCCAAAGATG ctgcaGAGCTGTTATCAGACCTGGAGGGGGCGTTCCAGGGGAAGATAGATGCAGCCTACTTTGAAACCAGCAAGTACCTGCTGAATGTCCTCAACCAGAACTATCTGCTGCTGGAGCACCTGCAGGCCATGAGACGATACCTGCTGCTGGGCCAGGGAGACTTCATACGCCACCTCATGGACCTGCTAAA ACCAGAGCTGGCCCGCCCAGCCACCACTCTGTACCAACACAACCTGACAGGCATCCTGGAGACAGCCGTGAGGGCCACCAACGCCCAGTATGACAACGCTGAGATCCTCAAGAGACTGGACGTACGCCTGCTGGAG GTGTCTCCCGGGGATACAGGCTGGGACGTCTTCAGTTTAGACTACCACGTAGAGGGTCCTATCGCCACG GTGTTCACACGGGAGTGCATGAGCCACTACCTGCGGGTGTTCAACTTCCTGTGGCGAGCCAAGCGTATGGAGTACATCCTCACCGACATCTGGAAGGGACAGATGTGCAACGCCAAGCTGCTTAAGAGCATgccag AGCTGTCTGGCGTGCTGCACCAGTGCCACATCCTGGCCAATGAGATGGTCCACTTCATCCACCAGATGCAGTACTACATCACCTTCGAG gtgctAGAGTGTTGTTGGGATGAGTTGTGGAACAAGGTAGAGAAGGCCCAGGATCTAGACCACATCATCGCTGCCCACGAAGGATTCTTAGACTCTGTCATCTCCCGCTGCCTACTGGACACCAACAgcagg TCCTTGTTGAACCAGCTGAGGGCGATCTTTGACCAGATCATAGAGTTCCAGAGTGCCCAGGACTCTCTGTACCGCTCTGCCCTGGAGGAACTCACCCTGCGGCTGCAGTACGAGGAGCGGAAGAAGCAGAGGGATTCTGAG ggtGAGTGGGGCGTGACGGCTGAACAGGAggcagaggagaacaggaggatcCAAGAGTTCCAGGAAACCATACCAAAAATGCGCTCTCAGCTACGGATACTAACACACTTCTACCAG GGCATAGTGCAGCAGTTCTTGGTGCTGATAATGACTAGTCCAGACGAGAGCCTGCGCTTCCTCAGCTTCAGACTGGACTTCAACGAGCACTACCGGGCCAGAGACCCCCGTCTGAGGGCCTCACTGGGGGCCACCAGGGGCCGACGGCCCTCCAACATCTGA